One window of the Nitrospinota bacterium genome contains the following:
- a CDS encoding SPOR domain-containing protein codes for MGIDNNILGSDDGSLADFEEELLTQQKTKSYRNLFFVLLLLALFSSIGFYAWKKGKISTDIVSKLRKSEDKKGMADSALKADETGKAPSDKKGKKDIDIERIEPDSVKTSSTYKIKVQPGEARSGKYFLQVGIFAEKKNAEKVLKMLEKAGLDPRSSDTMIPSKRVRVVVGHFPFRELAMDEAAALRNKGFKPKVQIMAPGVYSLIMGNFATVKEAKKLISELEDKGIPVRTDYKLTRDFMIPATVVYLKDIEAGDSLDKAEALLKRNKIEYTLRK; via the coding sequence TTGGGAATTGATAATAATATTCTTGGTTCCGACGACGGGTCTCTTGCCGATTTTGAAGAAGAGCTTTTAACACAGCAGAAGACCAAGTCATACAGGAACCTGTTTTTTGTACTGCTTCTGCTAGCTCTTTTCTCAAGCATTGGATTTTACGCCTGGAAAAAGGGGAAAATCTCCACCGACATCGTTTCAAAATTAAGAAAGTCCGAGGATAAGAAGGGGATGGCGGATTCCGCCCTGAAAGCGGATGAAACCGGAAAAGCACCATCGGACAAAAAGGGCAAAAAGGATATTGATATAGAGAGGATCGAGCCTGATTCCGTGAAAACTTCCTCGACGTATAAAATAAAGGTGCAACCGGGTGAAGCTAGGTCGGGAAAATATTTCCTCCAGGTCGGCATTTTCGCTGAAAAGAAGAATGCTGAAAAAGTCCTGAAGATGCTCGAAAAGGCGGGTCTAGACCCAAGATCATCCGATACAATGATCCCGTCGAAAAGGGTGAGGGTGGTTGTCGGTCATTTCCCTTTCAGGGAGCTTGCCATGGATGAAGCGGCGGCCCTTCGGAACAAGGGATTCAAGCCTAAGGTGCAGATCATGGCCCCTGGCGTCTATTCGCTCATCATGGGGAATTTCGCCACGGTCAAGGAAGCAAAAAAGCTGATCAGCGAGCTGGAAGACAAGGGGATACCTGTCAGGACAGATTATAAACTTACGAGAGATTTCATGATCCCAGCTACTGTTGTATACCTTAAGGATATCGAGGCTGGGGATTCACTCGACAAGGCTGAAGCTCTTCTTAAGAGAAACAAGATAGAGTACACACTGCGAAAGTAG
- the lepA gene encoding translation elongation factor 4, producing the protein MENIRNFSIIAHVDHGKSTLADRMLEFTGALTSREMKDQVLDKMDLERERGITIKAQAVRLKYKAKNGQEYMLNLIDTPGHVDFSYEVSRSLGACEGGILLVDASQGIEAQTIANFHLASDLGLEVIPVINKIDLPAADPVMAKQQIEDILCIDASEAVLASAKKGVGVEDVLEAVVNKIPPPKGDRNAPLKALLLDSWYDPYKGVVVLTRIYDGVIRPNMKIWLMRSDKEYVITQLGVSTPADLDLKEAGPGEVVFFTAAIKTVADTNVGDTITEYRRPTTEPLAGFKESKPMVFSGLYPVEGDSYEALREALEKLHLNDASFQYEPETSAALGFGFRCGFLGLLHMEIIRERLERDFDLTLISTSPSVNYRVTLQDGTTVMVDNPSRLPKMYNFIEEPIMKATIISPDSYIGDIYKLVEEKRGVQEKMEYIGSGRVMLVYHVPLNEVVLDFFDKLKSATRGYASVDFEDAGFQKGKLVKLDLMVNGEAVDALSFIVHSDKAYTVGRDLAARMKELIPRQMFEIAIQASIGSRVIARESIKAMRKNVTAKCYGGDISRKRKLLEKQKAGKKKMKQIGNVEIPQNAFMAILKK; encoded by the coding sequence ATGGAAAACATCAGGAACTTTTCAATTATCGCCCATGTAGACCATGGAAAATCGACTCTGGCCGATCGGATGCTGGAATTTACCGGCGCGCTCACTAGCCGTGAAATGAAGGATCAGGTGCTGGACAAGATGGACCTTGAGCGGGAACGGGGCATCACCATCAAGGCTCAGGCCGTAAGGCTGAAATATAAGGCCAAGAACGGCCAAGAATATATGCTGAACCTGATCGACACACCTGGACATGTCGATTTTTCTTACGAAGTCTCCAGAAGTCTTGGCGCGTGCGAAGGGGGGATCCTTCTGGTAGATGCCTCGCAGGGGATCGAGGCCCAAACCATCGCCAATTTCCATCTCGCTTCAGACCTCGGTTTGGAGGTAATTCCGGTTATAAACAAGATCGACCTTCCGGCAGCTGACCCGGTAATGGCAAAACAGCAGATCGAGGATATCCTTTGCATCGACGCCTCGGAAGCGGTTCTAGCTTCGGCAAAGAAGGGGGTCGGTGTAGAGGATGTGCTGGAGGCGGTAGTAAACAAAATCCCTCCTCCAAAAGGGGACAGAAACGCCCCTTTGAAGGCCCTCCTGCTTGATTCATGGTACGACCCGTATAAAGGGGTAGTTGTGCTGACGAGGATCTATGACGGCGTTATAAGGCCAAACATGAAGATATGGCTAATGCGGTCGGATAAGGAGTATGTAATAACACAGCTTGGGGTTTCCACGCCAGCCGACCTCGACCTGAAGGAAGCTGGCCCGGGAGAGGTTGTCTTTTTTACGGCGGCAATTAAAACGGTTGCCGATACGAACGTGGGGGACACCATTACCGAATATAGGAGACCCACGACAGAGCCGTTAGCCGGTTTCAAGGAATCGAAGCCGATGGTTTTCTCGGGCCTCTATCCTGTGGAAGGGGACAGCTACGAAGCGCTTAGGGAGGCTCTTGAGAAGCTTCACCTGAACGATGCTTCTTTCCAATATGAACCGGAAACGTCCGCCGCGCTCGGTTTTGGATTCAGGTGCGGATTTCTTGGATTACTGCATATGGAAATTATCAGGGAGCGGCTTGAGCGGGATTTTGACCTTACTTTGATAAGCACATCCCCTTCTGTTAACTACAGAGTGACGCTCCAGGATGGAACCACGGTCATGGTGGATAATCCGTCCAGGCTCCCGAAGATGTATAACTTCATTGAGGAGCCGATAATGAAGGCGACGATCATATCACCAGACAGTTACATTGGCGACATCTACAAGCTTGTGGAAGAAAAGCGCGGCGTTCAGGAAAAGATGGAATACATTGGGTCGGGAAGGGTGATGCTCGTATATCATGTTCCGCTCAATGAAGTTGTGCTCGATTTTTTCGACAAACTGAAGTCCGCCACGCGCGGGTATGCTTCCGTCGATTTCGAGGATGCCGGATTCCAGAAGGGGAAGCTGGTTAAGCTCGACCTGATGGTGAACGGAGAGGCTGTAGACGCTCTCAGCTTTATTGTTCATTCCGACAAGGCTTATACTGTGGGGCGAGACCTCGCCGCCAGAATGAAGGAGCTTATTCCGAGGCAGATGTTTGAAATAGCTATTCAGGCCTCAATAGGGAGCAGGGTAATAGCCCGGGAGAGCATTAAGGCGATGAGGAAGAACGTCACAGCCAAGTGCTACGGCGGAGATATCTCCAGAAAGAGAAAGCTTCTGGAAAAGCAGAAAGCCGGAAAGAAAAAGATGAAACAGATAGGAAACGTGGAAATACCGCAAAACGCATTTATGGCTATTTTGAAGAAGTAG
- the lepB gene encoding signal peptidase I, translating into MDKTQKSLSREYIEAIILALIFALVIRSFVVQAFKIPSGSMVPTLLVGDQILVDKLVYKFREPKRGDIMVFKYPQDPSRDFIKRLVGLPGEKIEVRDRIVYINDMPLDDSMYAYHESGLEGYFPVVPRDNFNPVIIPEGKYFMMGDNRENSMDSRWWGFLDREAVVGRAFTIYWSRDIYRMLPLGMRWDRFGKLIH; encoded by the coding sequence ATGGATAAAACTCAAAAATCGCTTTCACGGGAATACATTGAGGCAATAATCCTCGCCCTTATTTTCGCGCTTGTCATAAGATCTTTCGTTGTGCAGGCATTCAAGATACCGTCGGGCTCAATGGTGCCTACTCTCCTGGTGGGGGATCAGATACTGGTGGACAAGCTTGTATACAAATTCCGCGAGCCGAAAAGAGGGGACATCATGGTTTTCAAATACCCGCAGGATCCGTCGCGGGATTTCATCAAAAGACTGGTCGGTCTCCCAGGCGAGAAGATAGAGGTGCGTGACCGTATTGTATATATCAACGATATGCCGCTGGACGATTCCATGTATGCCTATCACGAAAGCGGGCTGGAAGGATACTTCCCGGTCGTGCCGAGAGACAATTTCAATCCAGTGATAATTCCTGAAGGGAAATACTTCATGATGGGGGATAACAGGGAGAACAGCATGGACAGCAGGTGGTGGGGATTCCTGGACAGGGAAGCGGTCGTCGGCAGGGCTTTCACTATCTACTGGTCGCGCGATATATACCGTATGCTCCCTCT